CTTCGTCGTCAGCAAGACCTACATCAGGTCCGACAAGGCCATGCCCTCGTACTTGGCACTCATACCGTTGATCTTCTACCGGTATCACTTCCCGGAGAAGTTCGCGAACAACACCGGCCTTGCTGAGTTTCTGCTACGCGCCCTGATCACCGGCGTGTTCAGCGGCGGGCCCGACAATCTCATCGACAAGCTGGTGCGAAGCATTCAAGAGGACGGTGATTTCGTATTGCCGGAGGTCTACGGTGTAGTGCGTGCTGATGGCCGCAACCTTGAGATCACTCCCGATGTGATCTTCAAGCAGGGCTACGGCTCGAACGCCATCCATCTGTTTTTCAACCTCTGGTATCGGGACTTCAACTACACGCCTGCCTTTTCCGGCAACGGCCCCCAAGTGGATCATATCTTTCCGCAGAGCCTGTTGAAGACAATCAAGGACATCAATCAAGACACGGGTAAGCGCAACCTTCTTCACTTTCGACAGGAGCAGCGCGACCAGATTGCCAATTGCATGCTGCTCACGGCTGATGAAAACGGATTCGTTGCAAAGAGCGGGAAACCGCCAAAGGAGTGGTTCGCCAGAAGTCGATTCGATTCCGACGAGGCGCACCGTCGCTATCTCGAGATGCACTTGATTCCGAATGACCCAGCGCTATGGGAGCTTGAGCGCTTTGAGGACTTCATCGAAGCGCGCAAGGCGTTGATCAAAGACAAGTTCCGCTACATGCTACAGACCGTCGGAGGAACTACAGCATGACCATAAAGCCTTGGCGGCAGATAGCTGTGCCGCACGCCGACGTGCTCAAAGGCACGTTCCAGCAGGCCGAGTTTGCCGCCGACCTGTCGCGCGTGCACGCGGGCACGGCCAGCGCCGAGTACCAGGACCCGGCGTTGTTTTTCCAGCGCACCTTCATCACCGAGGGCATGCGCCTGCTGCTCGACTCGGTGCTCAAGCGCCTGTCGGGCCAAGGCGGCGACCCGGTCATCCAGTTGCAGACGGCCTTTGGTGGCGGCAAGACGCACACCATGCTGGCGGTGTATCACTTGGCCAAAGGCGAGGTGCCGGCCAGCGACTTGCAGGGTGTGGCGGCCATTCTGGATGCGGCGCAGATCACCGAGCTGCCGCGCGCCCGCATCGCGGTGCTCGACGGCATCAAGTCCTCGCCCAACCAGCCCATCAAGCGCGATGGGCAGGCGCTGCGCACGCTGTGGGGCGACCTAGCATGGCAACTGGGCGGATCGGACGGCTACGCGCTGGTGGCCGATGCCGACATGTCGGGCACATCGCCCGGCAAAGCGGTGCTAGAGACGCTGCTAGCCCAGTGTGCGCCATGCGTGATCCTGATCGACGAGCTGGTGGCTTATGTGCGCCAGTTCGAGGACGGCAAGGCGCTCAGCGGCGGCAGCTTCGATTCCAACCTGTCGTTCGTGCAGGCGCTGACCGAGGCGTTGAAGGCCGTACCCACGGCGGTGCTGTTGGCCTCGCTGCCCGAGTCGGACAAGGAAGCCGGCAGCCAGCGCGGCGTGAAGGCGCTTGAGGCACTGGCGCACCACTTCGGCCGCGTGCAGGCGCTGTGGAAGCCAGTGGCCACCGAGGAGGCCTTCGAGATCGTGCGCCGGCGCCTGTTCGCCTCGATCAACGACAGGCTGGCGATGGAGTCGGTGTGCCGCGCCTTTGCCGACTTCTACACCACCCACCGCGACGACTTTCCCGCCGAGACGCAAGAGAGCCGCTACTTCGAGCGCCTGGTGCACGCCTACCCGATACACCCCGAGGTGTTCGACCGGCTGTACGAAGACTGGTCCACGCTCGACAACTTCCAGCGCACCCGCGGCGTGCTCAAGATGATGGCCAAGGTCATCCACCGGCTGTGGAAGGACGGTAACAACGACCCGCTGATCATGCCGGGCAGCCTGCCGCTGTACGACGCCGATGTGCGCAACGAGGTCATCTACTACCTGCCGCAAGGTTGGGACCCCGTTCTGGAGCGCGACGTGGACGGCGAGCGCGCCGAGACCACTGAGATCGAGAACAAGGACACTCGCTTTGGCAGCGTGCAGGCTTGCCGCCGTGCCGCGCGTTCGGTGTTCCTCGGGAGCGCGCCCAGCACCACGAACCAGCTGGTGCGGGGCTTGGAGCTGGAGCGTGTGCTGCTCGGCAGCGTTCAGCCCGGCCAGCAGATCGGGCTATTCAAAGATGCACTGCGCCGGCTCGGTGACCGGCTGCATTACCTGAACCACGCCAACAACCGTTTCTGGCTCGACACGCGGCCCAACTTGCGCCGCGAAATGGAAGAGCGCAAGCGCCGCTTCCAGGACAAAGAGGACGTGTTCCCGACCGTCCGCGAGCGCGTGCAGCGCGGCTTTGCCAGCGGGGTGTTCGGTGGCATCCACGTGTTCACCGATAGCGGCGACGTGCCCGACGACTGGGCGCTCCGCCTGGTGGTGCTGCCCCCCGATGCCGCATTCAGCAAGAGCGGCCAGAGCTTGGGCATAGACCGCGCGGGCGAGATCCTCAAGAAGCGCGGCGACCAGCCCCGCTTCAAACAGAACCGCTTGATCTTCCTGGCGGCCGACTACGACAGCGTCAGCCGCCTGAAGGACCATGTGCGCTCGTTCCTGGCCTGGCGAAGCATCGTTGCCGACTACAAGGACAACCGCATCGTCCTGGACAACCTCATGGCCAAGCAGGCAAGCGCCAGTCTGGAGCAGGCCGAAGAGACCGTGCGGCGCATGATCCGCGAGACCTACAAGTGGATCGTGGCGCCGATGCAGGAGGCTCGACCCGGAAAGGGCTTGTCCGAACTGCGGTGGGAGCACTTACAGGTCAACCCGAGCGCGCAGAACTGGTCGCAGGAAGTCGAGCGCGTGCTCAAGGACAACGAGCTGCTCATCAACGAGTGGGCGCCGATCCACTTGGCCAAGGTGCTGCGCGACTGGTTCTGGAAGGACGACGCCAAGGAGACCAGCGCCTTGAACGTCTGGCAGCAGAGCTGCCAACAGCTTTACCTGCCCCGCCTGAAGGACGACACGGTTTTTCAGCAGACGCTGGCCGCTGGCACCGAGAGCCGCGACTTTTACGGCTTCGCACAGGGCAAGGAAGACGGGCGCTACCTAGGCTTCAGCTACGGCAAGCGCACGTCGCTGATCATGGACACCTCGCTGCTGCTGATCGAGCCGTTCGCTGCGGCGGCCTACATGGAGGCGCTGCGTGTGGCAGAAGAAGCCTCGCGCGCCAAAGCCGCTGACACCAGCGCGGGCGCATCCACCACGACCGTGACCACCGGCGGTGGTGGTGACACACCGCGCATCGAAGACTCGGGCAAGGGCGGATATCCGTCAGGAACGGGCGCGGCCGGCCAGGCCTTGAAGAAGCAGTTCTACGGCAGCATCGAGATCGACCCGATCCTGGCGAAGAAGCAGTTCGCCGACCTGGTCGACGAGGTTGTCCAGCACTTCACCATGCGCACCGGCGTGAAGGTCAAGATCGCCATCGAGATCCAGGCCGAGTCGGCCACCGGCTTCGACGACGGGCTACAGCGCACGGTGAAGGAGAACTGCAACGTGCTGAAGTTCAAGAACGCCGAGTTCGAGTCGGGCGAGTAAGGAGATCTGCCGTGGGCATCATCGACAAGACCACCTACCGCCTGACCTGTCCGCAGTGCGGCGCGTCCGAAACGGCCGACGTACTCGACAAGGGGTCGAACTGGAGCGGTTCACAATGGCAGAGTGGCGCGAAGTTCGAGCGCTTCGACACGACGTGGTCAGGTGGTGGCAGCGCAGAGCCCGATCTTGTCTCGGCGACCTGCAAACTGTGCTCCGTTCCCGCTCAACGGGAAGTCCGGTAGGTCCAACCAGTTCGACTGGGTCATGCAGCCAGCGACATAGCCCGGTTATTGTTCTGAAGGTTCCAGACGTCACCAAGCATGTCGGGCAACCTCCGGTACATGTTGAGCAACTTGCCTCGTCATGAAGCAGCCAAGTTTGACTCCAGTCTGCTCGCATCAGAACCAATGTTGGCGACCAACACCGGTTGCTCGACGCACGCACAACTCGTTGTCGGCCACAGGGTTTTTGCGTGTGCTCCGGTGTAGCAGTTGGCGCAAGTTTCGCCAGAACCGAGAGCAATAGAGAGTCGAACCGGGCGACTTCAGGGCGCCGGCCGGCCACGGCGTGGCACGCGCAGATCGGCGCCTAAGCCCGCGTGGCGTCGCGAAATCCGGCAACAAAAAAGCCCAACTGATAACGGTTGGGCTTGGGATGGTGGTGGCCTGGGGCAGAATCGAACTGCCGACACGCGGATTTTCAGTCCGCTGCTCTACCAACTGAGCTACCGGGCCACAGCCGTAATTCTAGCACAGCCCATCGGGCCTTTTATGCGCGCGGGGCTGCGTTTTGACCACCCAGCTTGCCTTGGATCTAGGTGGGGCTTTGGGCGTGTGGCTTTGGGGGTGCGCTAGGCTGCTAGAATGGAAGGCTCTGCGCGGCTGTAGCTCAGTGGATAGAGTATCGGCCTCCGAAGCCGAGGGTCGTGGGTTCGATCCCCGCCAGCCGCGCCACATATTGCCCGACCCAGCCATGGCCCCACCTCTTTGCACCCTGCTGCATAGAGCTTGCAAATTGGGCCTGCGCTCCACAAACCCAAAACCCAATCACACCCGCCGCGCCAGCGCCTCGGCCATGCCGGTGTAGCCGGCCGGGGTGAGGGCTAGCAGGCGCGCTTTGTCGTCGGGCGGCAGCTCGAGCGATTCGATCAGCTCGTGCAAGGCGGCGCGCGTGACCGCTTGGCCGCGGGTGGCGCTCTTGAGTTTTTCGTAGGCGCCAGCCATGCCGTGGCGGCGCATCACGGTCTGGATGGGCTCGGCCAGCACCTCCCAGGCTTCGTCTAGGTCGGCGGCTAGGGCAGCGGGGTTGAGCTCGAGCTTGGCCAGCCCAACGCGCAGCGACTGCTGCGCCAGCACCGCATGACCCAGCGCCACGCCCATGTTGCGCAGCACGGTGGAGTCGCTCAAATCGCGCTGCCAGCGGCTGATGGGCAGCTTTTCACTCAAGTGGCGCAGCAGCGCGTTGGCCAGCCCGAGGTTGCCCTCGGCGTTTTCAAAGTCGATCGGGTTGACCTTGTGCGGCATGGTGGAGGAGCCGATCTCGCCCGCCTTGAGCCTTTGCTTAAAGTAGCCTAGGCTGATGTAGCCCCAGAGGTCGCGCGCGAGGTCGATGAGGATGGTGTTGCTGCGCGCCACGGCGTCGAACAGCTCGGCCATGTAGTCGTGCGGCTCGATCTGGGTGCTGTAGGGCTGAAAGCTTAAGCCTAGGCCGATGGCGGCATTTGGCGCGCTGCTGGCGCTGGCGGCGGGGGTTTCGACCACGCGGCGGGCAAAGGCTTCCCAGTCGAAATCGGGCCAGGCGGCGAGGTGGGCGTTGTAGTTGCCCACGGCGCCGTTGAGCTTGGCCAGCAGGGGCACGGCGGCGATGCGCTGGCGCGCGCTTTGCAGGCGCTGCAGCACGTTGGCCAGCTCTTTGCCCACCGTCGTGGGACTGGCGCTCTGGCCATGGGTGCGGCTGAGCATGGGCACCGCGGCCCAGCGCTGCGCCAGGTCGCGCAGCTGCGCCACGATGGCATCGAGCCCCGGCAGCAGCACCTGCTCGCGCGCCGCTTGCAACTGCAGGGCGTGGCTGGTGTTGTTGATGTCTTCGCTGGTGCAGGCAAAGTGCACGAACTCGCCCAGCGCCTGCAGCTGCGGCCAGCCGGCAAAGGCGCCGGCCACGCCGAGCTCGGGGTTGCCGCGGATCCAGTATTCGACCGCCTTCACGTCGTGGTTGGTGGTTTTTTCGATCGCCTTGATGGCGGCGGCGTCGGCCGGGCCAAAGCGCGCGACGATGGCGCGCAGGTGCGCGCGCGCCTCGGGGCTGAGCGGCGCCGTGCCGGCCAGGCCCGCGTCGCACAGTTGCTCGAGCCAGACCAACTCGACCTGCACGCGGCAGCGCATGAAGCCGTATTCGCTCAAAATCGGGCGCAGCGCGTCGAGCTTGGGCTGGTAGCGCCCGTCGAGCGGCGACAGGGCGGTGAGGGGCGAAAATTCGAGGGGGGGTGTGGCGTGCATGGTGCTGGCGATTGTAAAAGCGCGGCTTGGGGCCTTTTAAGCTTTCCCGCCTGAAGCCTTGGCGGCGCGCGCTTCCAGCGTCTTGCGCAGCAGTTTTTCGGCACCGATCACGGCATAGATCGTCAAGCCCACGGCCAGCACCGGCAGCCATTCCGCGGCCGCGATCGGCGCGGTGTGAAACAACGTGTTCATCAGCGGCACGTAGGTGAGCAGCAGCTGCGAGCCCATCATCGCCGCGATGCCGACCCAAATCCAAGGGTTGCTCATCAGCCCGAGCCGCCACATCGACTGCCGCAGCGAACGCATGTTGAGCAGGTAGAACGACTGACCAACCGCGAACACCGCCAGCGCGATCGTGCGCGCCTCGGCCTCGGACAGCCCGCGCGCGAGCGCATCGTGGAACAGCACGGTCGCGCCGACCATCAGCATCACGCCGACCAGCACGATGCGCAGCACCAGCTCGAGGTTGAGGATCGGCGCCTCGGGCCGCCGCGGCGGGCGCCGCATGATGCCGGCCTCGCGCGGCTCGAAGCACAGCGTCAGGCCCAGCAGCACGGCGGTGGTCATGTTGATCCACAGCGCCTGCACCGGCAGGATGGGCAGGGGCTGCGCGGCCAAAATGGCGGCGATGATCACCAGCCCCTGCCCGGCGTTGGTCGGCAAAATCCAGCTGATGAACTTGACGATGTTGTCGAACACGCCGCGACCCTCCTCGACCGCGGCCTCGATGCTGGCGAAGTTGTCGTCGGTCAGCACCATGGCGGCGGCCTCTTTCGAGACCTCGGTGCCGGTGATTCCCATCGCCACGCCGATGTCGGCGCGCTTGAGCGCCGGCGCGTCGTTGACACCGTCGCCGGTCATGGCCACAACCTCGCCGCGCGCCTGCAGCGCCTGCACCAGGCGCAGCTTCTGCTCCGGGGTGACGCGTGCAAACACGGCCGTGTCGGCGGCGGCGGCCTCGAACGCGGCGGCATCCAGCGCCTCGAGCTCGCGGCCGCTGAGCGCGCGCGGTGGCCGCTCGCGGGTCGCGCGCGGGTCCAGCCCGATCTCGGCGGCGATCGCCGCGGCCGTCACCGCGTGGTCGCCGGTGATCATTTTCACGCGGATGCCGGCGGTGTGGCAGGCCTGCACCGCACGCACCGCCTCCGCGCGCGGTGGGTCGATCATGCCTTGCAGGCCGATGAACTCGAGGCCGCCGGCCACATCATCGTGGCCGATGTGCGCCAAGCCTTGGCCGCTGCGGCGCGCAAAAGCCAGCACGCGCAGGCCCAGCCGGGCCATGGCCTCGACTTGGGCGTGCACAGCGTCGGCGGCTAGCGGCTGGCGGCTGCCGTCGGCGGCCAGCGCATGGCTGCAGCGCGCCAGCACCGCCTCGACCGCGCCCTTGAGGTAGAGCCGCGGCGGCGCGCCGCCGTGCAGCGTGGCCATGTACTGGTGCTGCGACTCGAAGGGCAGCGCGTCGAGCCGGGGCTGCGCCGTCGCCTCGGCGGCCTCGAGCAGGCCGGCCTTGCGCGCGGCCACGATCAGCGCGCCCTCGGTCGGGTCGCCGTCGATGCGCCAGCCACTGCCATCCTCGCGCAGCACGGCGTCGTTGCACAGCAGGCCGGCGCGCAGCAGCTCGTGCAGCGCCGGCGGCAGCACCGGCAGCGGCTGGCCATCGCGGCTGAGTGCGCCCTGCGGCGCGTAGCCCACGCCGCCCACCTCGGCACCGGCGCCGCCGGCCCACAGGCGCTGCACGGTCATCTCGTTGCGCGTCAGGGTGCCGGTTTTGTCGGAGCAGATCACGGTCGTGCTGCCCAGCGTCTCGACCGCCGGCAGGTGGCGGATGATCGCGTGGCGGCGGGCCATGCGGCTGACACCGATGGCCAGCGTGATCGTCAGCACCACCACCAGCCCCTCGGGGATCATGGCCACCGCCAGCGCCACCGCCGCTAGGAACATATCGATCAGCGGCTTGCCGTGCACGAAGGTGCCCACGGCAAAGGTGAGCGCCGCCAGCGACAGAATGGCCCACATCAGCCAGTGGCTAAAGCGCGTGATGCGCTGCGTCAGCGGCGTGGCCAGCACGTCGGTCTGCGCCAGCAGCTGCGAGATGCGGCCGATCTCGGTGCCGCTGCCGGTGGCCACCACCACGCCGGTGGCCGTGCCGTAGTGCACCAAGGTCGAGGAATAGGCCATGTTGCGGCGGTCGGCCAGCACCGTGTCGGCGGCCAGCGGATCGGCGTTTTTTTCGACCGGCAGCGACTCGCCGGTGAGCGCGGCCTCGGCCACGCGCAGCTCGCGCACCCCGAGCAGGCGCAGGTCGGCCGGCACCTTGTCGCCCGAGGCCAGCAGCACGATGTCGCCGGGCACCAGCGCGCGCGCGTCGATGCGCTGGCGCTGCCCACCGCGCAGCACGGTGGCCTCGGTGGTCAGGGCGCGCGCCAGCGCCTCGAGCGCGCCCAGCGCCTTGCCCTCTTGCACGAAGCCGATCACGGCGTTGAGGAAGATCACGCCAAAGATCACCGCCGCGTCGGTATAAGCGCCCACGGCGAGCTTGATGACCGTGGCCACCAGCAGGATGTGCACCAGCACCTGGTGGAACTGCAGCAAAAAGCGCAGCAGCGGGCCACGCCCCTTGGGTGGCGGCAGCGCGTTGGGGCCGTGGCTGCGCTGGCGCGCCTGCACCTCGGGCGCCTCGAGGCCCTGCTGTGGATTTGCCCCCAGCAGCCCGAGCACCTCCTCGGGCGGCAGGCGGTGCCAGGGTGTTTCAGGCACGCTTTTCATGTTGCAGGCAAACTCCAGTGGGGCGAGGGCAAAAGCCCGGCTGTAAGGTGCAAAACCCGGCAGCGAGCCGATAATCATTCTAACCACGGGCGCTGGCGCCACCGCTTCAGCCCCGTGCCCCGTGCCCATCTCGAACCCTCAAGGAGTACCCATGCAACTCATCGGATCGCTAACCAGCCCCTACGTGCGCAAGGTGCGCGTGGTGCTGGCCGAAAAAAAGCTCGACTGCGCTTGGGCCGACGAAAACGTCTGGGCCGCCGACACCCGCATCCACCAGCACAACCCGCTGGGCAAGGTGCCGTGTCTGCTGCTTGACGACGGCACAGCGGTGTACGACTCGCGCGTGATCGTCGAATACCTCGACACGCTCTCGCCGGTGGGCAAGCTGATTCCGGCAGATGGGCGCGAGCGGCTGGAGGTGAAGATATGGGAGGCGCTGGCCGATGGCGTGAGCGACGCCGCCTTTGCCGCGCGCATGGAGGGGCACTGGGAGGGCCGCACGGCTGCGCAGCGCAGCCCCGCCTGGATCGAGCGCCAGATGGGCAAGATCGCGCACGGCCTGCGCGCCATGAGCGTGCGCTTGGGCGAGCAGCCCTTTTGCCACGGCCAGCACTTTACGCTGGCCGATGTGGCCACGGGTTGCGCGCTGTCCTACTTGGATTTTCGCTTTGCGCACATCGACTGGCGCGCAGCCCACCCCAACCTGGCCCGGCTGCATGCCAAACTGATGCAGCGCCCGAGCTTTGCCGGCAGCCAGCCACCGGGCTAAAACGCGGCCGCCGCCAGCGCCCCGAGCGCGCCGCTGCCCAGCACCACCAGCCACGCCGGCCATTTGCCCCACAGTAGCGCCAGCGCGGCCAGCGCCAGCAGCGCCGCATGTGCGGCGCTGGCCACCACCCCGGCCAGCAGCGGCTGCAGCAGCGCCGCCAGCAGCAGCCCGACCACGGCAGCGCTGACGCCGGCGATGGCGTTTTGCGCCTGTGCGCTCTGGCGCAGGCGCTGCCAGTGCGGCAGCGCCGCCAGCAGCACGAGCATGCCCGGCGCAAACACCGCCAGCAGCGCCAGCACGGCGCCCAGCCAGCCGCCCGCCGCCGCGCCCAGGAAGGCGGCAAAGGTAAACAGCGGCCCGGGCACCGCCTGCGCCGCCGCGTAGCCGGCCAAAAAGGTCTGCAGATCGACCCAGCCCTTGGGCACCACCTCGGCTTGCAGCATCGGCATCACCACGTGGCCGCCGCCAAACACCAGCGCACCGCTGCGGTAAAACACCTCGGCCAGCGCCACCCAAAAGCTGCCGCTGGCCCAGGCCCACAGCGGCAAGGCCAGCAGAATCAGCGCAAACAAGGCGAGGCAAACCCAGGCCGTGCGGCGGCTGAGCGCGATCTGCAGGCCTTGTGTGCCTTCTGCCGCCGCCGCGCTGGGGTCTGGCGCCAGCACCCAACGGCCGGCCGCTGCGCCCAGCACGATCACGCCCATCAGCGTCCAGGCGCTGGGCCACAGCAGCACCGCCAGCGCCGCCAGCAGGGCCAGCGCGCGCCGGGGCGCATCGGGGCACAGGCTGCGCCCCATGCCCCAGACGGCTTGCGCCACCACCGCCAGCGCCGCCACCACCAAGCCCGGCAACAGGCCCTCGGGCAGCCCCTGCCCGTGGTGCAGCAGCAGAAAAGCAAAAGCCACCAGCAGCAGCGCCGAAGGCAAGGTAAAGCCGCACCACGCCGCCAAGGCGCCGCGATACCCCGCGCGCGACCAGCCCAGCGCAAAACCCACCTGGCTGCTGGCCGGCCCAGGCAAAAACTGGCACAGCGCCACCAGGCCGGCGTAGTCGTGCTCGTCGAGCCAGCGCCGCTGCTGCACAAATTCGGTGCGGAAATAGGCCAGATGCGCGATCGGGCCGCCAAAGGAGGTGAGCCCGAGGCGCAAAAAAACCTGAAACACCGCCCATGGGTGGTGGTCGGCGGCGGGAGCGGTGTTGGTGGTCATGGGGAGTGGCGACGTGGCGTGCATCAAACGGC
This sequence is a window from Serpentinimonas maccroryi. Protein-coding genes within it:
- the purB gene encoding adenylosuccinate lyase; protein product: MHATPPLEFSPLTALSPLDGRYQPKLDALRPILSEYGFMRCRVQVELVWLEQLCDAGLAGTAPLSPEARAHLRAIVARFGPADAAAIKAIEKTTNHDVKAVEYWIRGNPELGVAGAFAGWPQLQALGEFVHFACTSEDINNTSHALQLQAAREQVLLPGLDAIVAQLRDLAQRWAAVPMLSRTHGQSASPTTVGKELANVLQRLQSARQRIAAVPLLAKLNGAVGNYNAHLAAWPDFDWEAFARRVVETPAASASSAPNAAIGLGLSFQPYSTQIEPHDYMAELFDAVARSNTILIDLARDLWGYISLGYFKQRLKAGEIGSSTMPHKVNPIDFENAEGNLGLANALLRHLSEKLPISRWQRDLSDSTVLRNMGVALGHAVLAQQSLRVGLAKLELNPAALAADLDEAWEVLAEPIQTVMRRHGMAGAYEKLKSATRGQAVTRAALHELIESLELPPDDKARLLALTPAGYTGMAEALARRV
- a CDS encoding ATP-binding protein, yielding MTIKPWRQIAVPHADVLKGTFQQAEFAADLSRVHAGTASAEYQDPALFFQRTFITEGMRLLLDSVLKRLSGQGGDPVIQLQTAFGGGKTHTMLAVYHLAKGEVPASDLQGVAAILDAAQITELPRARIAVLDGIKSSPNQPIKRDGQALRTLWGDLAWQLGGSDGYALVADADMSGTSPGKAVLETLLAQCAPCVILIDELVAYVRQFEDGKALSGGSFDSNLSFVQALTEALKAVPTAVLLASLPESDKEAGSQRGVKALEALAHHFGRVQALWKPVATEEAFEIVRRRLFASINDRLAMESVCRAFADFYTTHRDDFPAETQESRYFERLVHAYPIHPEVFDRLYEDWSTLDNFQRTRGVLKMMAKVIHRLWKDGNNDPLIMPGSLPLYDADVRNEVIYYLPQGWDPVLERDVDGERAETTEIENKDTRFGSVQACRRAARSVFLGSAPSTTNQLVRGLELERVLLGSVQPGQQIGLFKDALRRLGDRLHYLNHANNRFWLDTRPNLRREMEERKRRFQDKEDVFPTVRERVQRGFASGVFGGIHVFTDSGDVPDDWALRLVVLPPDAAFSKSGQSLGIDRAGEILKKRGDQPRFKQNRLIFLAADYDSVSRLKDHVRSFLAWRSIVADYKDNRIVLDNLMAKQASASLEQAEETVRRMIRETYKWIVAPMQEARPGKGLSELRWEHLQVNPSAQNWSQEVERVLKDNELLINEWAPIHLAKVLRDWFWKDDAKETSALNVWQQSCQQLYLPRLKDDTVFQQTLAAGTESRDFYGFAQGKEDGRYLGFSYGKRTSLIMDTSLLLIEPFAAAAYMEALRVAEEASRAKAADTSAGASTTTVTTGGGGDTPRIEDSGKGGYPSGTGAAGQALKKQFYGSIEIDPILAKKQFADLVDEVVQHFTMRTGVKVKIAIEIQAESATGFDDGLQRTVKENCNVLKFKNAEFESGE
- a CDS encoding cation-transporting P-type ATPase; protein product: MPETPWHRLPPEEVLGLLGANPQQGLEAPEVQARQRSHGPNALPPPKGRGPLLRFLLQFHQVLVHILLVATVIKLAVGAYTDAAVIFGVIFLNAVIGFVQEGKALGALEALARALTTEATVLRGGQRQRIDARALVPGDIVLLASGDKVPADLRLLGVRELRVAEAALTGESLPVEKNADPLAADTVLADRRNMAYSSTLVHYGTATGVVVATGSGTEIGRISQLLAQTDVLATPLTQRITRFSHWLMWAILSLAALTFAVGTFVHGKPLIDMFLAAVALAVAMIPEGLVVVLTITLAIGVSRMARRHAIIRHLPAVETLGSTTVICSDKTGTLTRNEMTVQRLWAGGAGAEVGGVGYAPQGALSRDGQPLPVLPPALHELLRAGLLCNDAVLREDGSGWRIDGDPTEGALIVAARKAGLLEAAEATAQPRLDALPFESQHQYMATLHGGAPPRLYLKGAVEAVLARCSHALAADGSRQPLAADAVHAQVEAMARLGLRVLAFARRSGQGLAHIGHDDVAGGLEFIGLQGMIDPPRAEAVRAVQACHTAGIRVKMITGDHAVTAAAIAAEIGLDPRATRERPPRALSGRELEALDAAAFEAAAADTAVFARVTPEQKLRLVQALQARGEVVAMTGDGVNDAPALKRADIGVAMGITGTEVSKEAAAMVLTDDNFASIEAAVEEGRGVFDNIVKFISWILPTNAGQGLVIIAAILAAQPLPILPVQALWINMTTAVLLGLTLCFEPREAGIMRRPPRRPEAPILNLELVLRIVLVGVMLMVGATVLFHDALARGLSEAEARTIALAVFAVGQSFYLLNMRSLRQSMWRLGLMSNPWIWVGIAAMMGSQLLLTYVPLMNTLFHTAPIAAAEWLPVLAVGLTIYAVIGAEKLLRKTLEARAAKASGGKA
- the chrA gene encoding chromate efflux transporter, whose product is MTTNTAPAADHHPWAVFQVFLRLGLTSFGGPIAHLAYFRTEFVQQRRWLDEHDYAGLVALCQFLPGPASSQVGFALGWSRAGYRGALAAWCGFTLPSALLLVAFAFLLLHHGQGLPEGLLPGLVVAALAVVAQAVWGMGRSLCPDAPRRALALLAALAVLLWPSAWTLMGVIVLGAAAGRWVLAPDPSAAAAEGTQGLQIALSRRTAWVCLALFALILLALPLWAWASGSFWVALAEVFYRSGALVFGGGHVVMPMLQAEVVPKGWVDLQTFLAGYAAAQAVPGPLFTFAAFLGAAAGGWLGAVLALLAVFAPGMLVLLAALPHWQRLRQSAQAQNAIAGVSAAVVGLLLAALLQPLLAGVVASAAHAALLALAALALLWGKWPAWLVVLGSGALGALAAAAF
- a CDS encoding glutathione S-transferase N-terminal domain-containing protein, whose translation is MQLIGSLTSPYVRKVRVVLAEKKLDCAWADENVWAADTRIHQHNPLGKVPCLLLDDGTAVYDSRVIVEYLDTLSPVGKLIPADGRERLEVKIWEALADGVSDAAFAARMEGHWEGRTAAQRSPAWIERQMGKIAHGLRAMSVRLGEQPFCHGQHFTLADVATGCALSYLDFRFAHIDWRAAHPNLARLHAKLMQRPSFAGSQPPG